AAAAAGCCGCCTTCAGGGTGGCGACATTCCCTCCATGACCATTGATAAAGAAAAATTGGCGAAATCCCGCCCGCGCCAGACTGACCAAATAATCCCGGATTACCAACAGGAGAGTAGACGGACGCAGACTCATACTGCCAGGAAATTCAGTATGGTGGAGGGCCATGCCGACATTAATCGTCGGACCCACCAGGGCTTCGGTTGCTTCTCCTACCCCTTTGGCAATCACCTCGGCACAAATGGCATCTGTGCCAATCAACCCCGTGGGACCATGCTGCTCTGTGGAGCCAATCGGCATAATAATGCCTTGGGAACGTTGCAGATAAGTTTCAACTTCTAACCAGGTACAGAGATGAAGCTGCATAGGACTTCCTGTGGGGGACATGTCATTCTATTGTGCCAGGTCTGTCTAAACCTGGAGGCGAACTTCAGTCAAGCCCTGTCTGAGCTGTTGTTGTCGCCGCAGCCAAGAGGCTCGGATGATGGGGCTACTCAACGGTAAGGTCGCTTTGACGATCCCTCGTAATAGAGGGCTATGACGGAGGCGATCGCCTTGGGCAAGTTCCTCATTTTGCAAGGTTTGCGCCCGAATAATTTCTGGTTCTCGCTCGGCTTGAATGTTGGGTAAAGCCTGATCCAGCCTATCAAGGTCCACGGAGCCTTGCAGTATCGGCACCAGATGATTCGCTGCCACAATCACATCCCGGAAGGCCATATTAATCCCTTGGGCTCGAATCGGCGACATGGGATGGGCGGCATCTCCTAAAATTAGCAGCCCTGGCATCGACCACTGGGGACAACGACCCACCACTACAGACAGCAAGAGTGGACGTTCAATCTCTTGAGTATGTTGAAGCAGGTGCTGTGCTAACCAAGGTGGGGAAGCAGCGGCAATCTTGGGAGGCCAATCTACCTGCTTCCAATCGGTTGGATCATCGTCATACAAAGCCCAGGCTAACTGTAAGCTGCCTTCTGCACTGCGAAATAAGCCCATTGTCTGGCGGCCATGCACGATGGCATAAAAGATATTCTCTGGGGGAAGGCAGGAGCTATCTGCTAGCTTGAACCACAGTAAATCAATGGAATGGGATAGGGTTTCCATCTCTAGGTTGGCCTGCTGACGGACGAGGGAATTGCGGCCATCTGCCCCGATTACCAAATCTGCTTCTAAGGTGCGACCATCTCCTAGCTGGACGCCATTAATTCGATGCTCCTTGTGTAGTAATGCTTTGACAGCAGTGCCTGAAATCCACTCAAACTGAGGATGCTGTTGGGCCTGTTTGACGAGTGCCTCAAGTAAATTGGGTTGTGATACTAAGGTACAGGGCAGGGTATTGGCTTGGAACGGTTCGAGGGCTTGGAACATCCTGCGTCCTTCTAAGATATATTCCCAAGCCGTTAGGGCTTGGTGGGGTACTGTTTCAAGCAGACCCAACAATCCCATTTGCTCTAAAGCATCTAAGCCACTGGGCATCAGACCTTCACCCCGAAACGTTCGTCGAAAGTTGCGGGCTGCTTCTACCAATGTGACGTCAATTCCTCGCTGAACGAGTGTCAGTGCTAAAGCTGCCCCTGTGGGTCCAGCGCCGACAATGACAACCTTGGCCATAATTCGAAGTTTGATAGGGTCTCTTTCAACCTAACGGAATTGGCAGAAGGACAGAAAATTATTGCGAAATTGATAGGGGTAGGGGTATGACCGTCGCATCATTTTGAAAGATTCTCAGCGCTCTGCACTGAGAATTTAGGTCAGACTCATGGTCTTCTCATACACATAAATTAAATTTGGGAAATAGTACTATTGAATTAAATTAAGAAATTCTTGATTGTTTGACCGATTTCATGGGCTTTGCTCTATAAAACTACTAGTTTGCTCAATTAAGCTCTTCTAAACAACAGGCTGTGATCTGTGTCATATCGCAAATTGCAATCGGTCACAGCTCCCCTTTGAATTAATGGTGACGATAGAAAAAATTGCTCGTTTGCATTGATAAGGACGCCAGTTAATGGACACACTCAAAATTAATCCAAAAATTCTGGCTGCTGTCTTTGCAAGTGTCGTCATCATTGCTGATTTGGTGCCTGCCCCCAATCTTGGACCGGGGCTGATCGTGTCGTCTTATAACTGGGCTGCTTCGCAGGTGCAGTCACCCACGGATACTCAGCACGCCAATCAAAAGATACGAGCAAAGCGATCGCAATCCCGTAACCCTGCCTACAACCAATAACGATCAGATAACGCTGCTGCTGAATCTGTGTCTTCAAAACATTCAGTCGTCAGGCATAGCAGCTGCATGCCTGACGACCGCCATTAGCTCTATCGTTTATGCTCTGGATTCTTAAAGTCTGTTTTACACCCTGCATCCCAGGCATCCGGTAAATTGCCGTGGGCAGGAATTCCGCCATTGTCCTTCAGTAGGCGAGCCATATGCATACAGTTCCAGGCTAAGAAAGTGGTATTGCGGTTGGTGAAATCATTCTCGGGTCCCCCTGATCCTGGATCGAGATAAGAAGGGCCGGGACCGACTTCCCCTAGCCAACCAGCATCCACTTGGGGTGGAATGGTATAGCCAATATGAGAGAGGGAAAACAGAATATTCATGGCGCAATGTTTTACTCCGTCCTCATTGCCTGTGATTAAGGTTGCGCCTACTTTGCCGTAATCTCGATATTGGCCTTTGTCGTTGAGGAGATGGGTGTAGCCATACATTCGCTCCAAAACTCGGTTACAAACGGAGCTTTTCTCCCCCAGCCACACGGAGGTACACAGCACCAAAATATCTGTGGTATCCACTTCTTTCTGAATTTGAGGCCAGTCATCTTTATCCCATTCATCGGTTTGGGACATATCTAAGCCCAAGCCCGCCGGTATATCATAATCCACGGGACGAATAATCTTCGTTTCCACCCCATTGGCTTCAAAAATCCTTTGGGCAATCTTAATTACCCCTTCGGTATGGGATAAAACGGGGGTGCGATTGAGGGTGCAGTTGAGAAATAGGGCCTTGAGATCGTCATATTTGGCTGGGGCGTTTTGGCATTGGTGCTGAGTGATGTTTGTAAGCTGTTCAGACATAATTCCTCTTGCATAGGTGTATGTGTTCAAAAGTGCAGCCGAGCCAGAACGCCTAAATCAATTCTGGGTCAGACATGATTTCTACGAGGGCAGGCCCCTGATAAGCCAGGGCCTGGGCCATGGCATCATCCAGTTCGTCCAGTTGGGTAACTCGGATCCCGAATCCACCGCAATTCTGAGCATATTGGGAAAAATCAGGATTGTGTAAGGAGGTTTGCCAGACATCCCATTCTCCCGCTCTCTGCTCCTTAGAAATTTTGCCCAACTGATCGTTATGAAGGAGGATATGGGTGATATTCATCTGGTACTTCACGGCAGTGGTAAATTCCGCCA
The genomic region above belongs to Acaryochloris sp. CCMEE 5410 and contains:
- a CDS encoding FAD-dependent oxidoreductase, which produces MAKVVIVGAGPTGAALALTLVQRGIDVTLVEAARNFRRTFRGEGLMPSGLDALEQMGLLGLLETVPHQALTAWEYILEGRRMFQALEPFQANTLPCTLVSQPNLLEALVKQAQQHPQFEWISGTAVKALLHKEHRINGVQLGDGRTLEADLVIGADGRNSLVRQQANLEMETLSHSIDLLWFKLADSSCLPPENIFYAIVHGRQTMGLFRSAEGSLQLAWALYDDDPTDWKQVDWPPKIAAASPPWLAQHLLQHTQEIERPLLLSVVVGRCPQWSMPGLLILGDAAHPMSPIRAQGINMAFRDVIVAANHLVPILQGSVDLDRLDQALPNIQAEREPEIIRAQTLQNEELAQGDRLRHSPLLRGIVKATLPLSSPIIRASWLRRQQQLRQGLTEVRLQV
- a CDS encoding flavodoxin family protein, translated to MSEQLTNITQHQCQNAPAKYDDLKALFLNCTLNRTPVLSHTEGVIKIAQRIFEANGVETKIIRPVDYDIPAGLGLDMSQTDEWDKDDWPQIQKEVDTTDILVLCTSVWLGEKSSVCNRVLERMYGYTHLLNDKGQYRDYGKVGATLITGNEDGVKHCAMNILFSLSHIGYTIPPQVDAGWLGEVGPGPSYLDPGSGGPENDFTNRNTTFLAWNCMHMARLLKDNGGIPAHGNLPDAWDAGCKTDFKNPEHKR